DNA from Clostridiales bacterium:
TGCTCGCTTTCGGCGCGCTCAAGCTTCAAAGACAAAGACAGTCTTTCGTCGTTTAAAGACTTGATATCGATATCAAGCTGGGACGAGTATTCCATAGCCTTTATGTATTCTTCATAGGCTTGGTCGTATTCTTTTTGTTTTTGGGATATTTCTTGGTTGACGGCGTCCAAAGCCTTTTGGGCTTGTCTTTTCTTTTCTTCGGCCGTTTCGTATAAAACTATATAGTTATTGATGTCTAAAATGCGCTGGCGCTTTTTCAAATCCAAATACTTTTGGGCTTTTTCGCATTGTTTTTGCAAAGGCTCAAGGTTTTTTTCAAGCTCGTTCATAATGGCTATATGGGTGGTTAGTTTGTCCTCCGCCCTTAAAAGCTTGCGCTCGTTTTCTAGTTTGATTTGTTTGTATTTGGTTATTCCCGCCGCGTCTTCAAAAATGCTGCGCCTGTTTTCAGGCTTGGCGCTCAAAATCTCGTCTATCCTGCCCTGTCCTATAATTGAATAACTGCCCTTGCCTAAGCCCGAATTATGCAAAATCGCCGTGATGTCTTTTAGGCGGCAAGGCGTTTTGTTGATGGCGTATTCGCTTTCGCCGTTTCTGTATAGTTTTCGGGAAATTACGACTTCCTCAAAATCAGTATCAAATATGCGCTCTGAATTGTCAAAATATAACAAAACCTCGCAATAAGAAAGGGATTTTCGGGTCGCCGAGCCGTTAAATATTACGTCTTGCATGCTGGACCCGCGCAGGGTTTTAGGGGACTGCTCGCCCAACGCCCACCTTATGCAATCGGCGACATTGCTTTTGCCGCAGCCGTTAGGACCCACAATGGCCGTAATGCCGCTGCCAAATTCAACGGTGAGCTTGTCGGCGAAAGATTTGAATCCGTATATCTCAAGTTTTTTAAAATACAACGCTTGTTTTCCCTATTGTTTAAACTTTAGTCATTTTAGCATAAAATGTCTATGTTTGCAAAGCAGTAAAAATCGTTACTTGTCGATAAAAACAGTTTATAGCCTAAAGAAGCCCCAGTTTGACGCAAGCGGCCTTGGCCGCCAGTTTTTCGGCTTGGGCTTTGCTCTTGGCTTGGGCTTTGGATAATGTTTTTTGGTCTAGCACGACCTCCACCAAAAACATCGGCTGGTCTTGGTTGGTTTGGGCATATCTAAAAATATCTTTTTTTTGCAATAAGGTATGTTCCAAAAGCAATCCCACATAATTGCCTGTCTTGGCCTTTAGCGCTTGAGCCATATTGGCGCCTAAGGTCCTATGGATAAAAGCTTTGGCCGCCTGCATGCCGCCGTCCAAAAAAATAGCGCCCACGATAGCTTCATACAAATCGCATTTGGTCGCTTCCGATTTGGTAGGGTTTGAGCGCGCTTCGCCCACTCCGCATCTTAAAAAGCCGATAAGCCCCTTTTTTTTATCTATCGCTTTAGCCAAAGGCGTTTTGTTGACTATGATCGCGCGTTTTTCGGACAAATCTTTTTCTTTCCAGTTGGAATCGGCGTTTTGGTATAAATACTCGCTAACGGCTAAACTCAAAACGCTGTCGCCCAAAAACTCAAGCATTTCATTGCTTTGGACTTGGTGTTCGTTGGAATATGACGAGTGGGTAAAGGCGGTAATTAAAAATTCTTTATTGTTAAATTCATATCCTATAAGGTTTTGAATTTTTGCTATGTCCATCAAATTATCTTTTCAATTCCGCTTTTGATTTTTCCGATTAAGTCCATCTTAGCCATAGTTTGAGCCTGCGATATGGCGGCCGCTATTGCCTCGGCTTTGGACGAGCCGTGGGTTTTGATGACAATTTTTTTGCAACCCAAAAACGGCGCTCCGCCCACTTTGTTGTAGTCTAGCCTCTCTTTTAGTTGCTTAAACGCGGGTTTCATAAGCGCCGCGCCGATTTTGGATAATGTCCTTTCCATAACGGCTTGTTTGAGCGCCGTCAATATCATATTTACTGCTCCCTCTATGGACTTTAGCATTATATTGCCTCCAAAGCCGTCCGACACCAAAACATCGTAATCGCCCGAGAGCGCGTCTCTTGCTTCCATATTGCCCTTAAAGTTAATAGGGGCTTTTCTCAAAAGCTCCAGCGCGGCTTTTGTTTGGGCGTTGCCCTTTTCGTCCTCTGTGCCTACGGACAAAAGGCCCACGCGAGGGGATTCTATATTAAAAACGGATTGCATATAAGCCGAACCCATAATGGCAAACTGGACAAAATACTCGGGCTTGCAATCCATATTGGCGCCGCCATCAATCAGCATTGTGTGCCCGCGGGTAATTGTAGGCAGAACGGGCGCTAGCGCCGGTCTGTCTATGCCGTCCAATCTTCCCAAAATCAGCATCGCGCCCGTTAAAAACGCGCCCGTACTTCCCGCCGATATCATGGCGGCTATTTGGGGATCTTCTTTCAAACGGTATAGCCCTTTTACCAATGACGACTCTTTTTTTGCGCGTATTGCCAAGGTTGGATGCTCGTCGTTGGAAATTACTTCCGGGGCGTCCAATATTTCTATGCGGTCTAAATCAAACTCATAATTTTCTAACTCTTTTGAAATTATATCTTGCTTGCCTGATAAAACTATTTTAATGTCGGGATTGTTTTTTAGGGCGTCAATCGCGCCTTTTATAATCTCTTTCGGCGCATGATCTCCGCCAAACGCGTCAATTAAAATCTTCATAAAAATAACTCCAAATTAATCTAATTAAAATTATTATAAACAAAAATCGCCATTAACACAAGTATAAGCAAGTATAAGGAATTGGCGTTTTTTTGGTATAACTATTATTAAATTTGGCGCGTATTTTTTTTGGTTTTTATTTTCTAAAATAAAAAAACTCTAAAGCCCTAATCATTAAAAAACTTTAGAGTTTTAGATTTAAAATTCTAAAAATAACTTAACCTAAAGGTTATTTTTCTTTATTTTGTTTCACATCGACAACTTTTTCCCCGTCATAATATCCGCAAGCCTTGCACACGCGATGGGCAAGTTTGGGTTCATGACATTGAGGACATTCGCCTAAATTGGGCGCTTGGGCCTTCCAATTGGCGTATCTTGTGTTTGATCTTTGTTTGGATACTTTTCGCTTGGGAACTGCCATTATTTTTCACCTCCAATGCCCTTTAAAATTTCAAACGGATTATTTGCCGTTTTTTCGTTCTTACAGCCGCATTCCTTAATATTTTTATCCGTTCCGCAAACAGGGCACAGTCCTTTGCAATCGGGTTTGCATATCAATCGCGAAGGCAAGCTTAGCACTATCGCGTCTATTGCCAATTGCGTGATATCCACTATATCGCCTTCAAAATGATATGCCTCTTGGTCTTGAGCGTTTT
Protein-coding regions in this window:
- the plsX gene encoding phosphate acyltransferase PlsX, with the translated sequence MKILIDAFGGDHAPKEIIKGAIDALKNNPDIKIVLSGKQDIISKELENYEFDLDRIEILDAPEVISNDEHPTLAIRAKKESSLVKGLYRLKEDPQIAAMISAGSTGAFLTGAMLILGRLDGIDRPALAPVLPTITRGHTMLIDGGANMDCKPEYFVQFAIMGSAYMQSVFNIESPRVGLLSVGTEDEKGNAQTKAALELLRKAPINFKGNMEARDALSGDYDVLVSDGFGGNIMLKSIEGAVNMILTALKQAVMERTLSKIGAALMKPAFKQLKERLDYNKVGGAPFLGCKKIVIKTHGSSKAEAIAAAISQAQTMAKMDLIGKIKSGIEKII
- the rnc gene encoding ribonuclease III, which translates into the protein MDIAKIQNLIGYEFNNKEFLITAFTHSSYSNEHQVQSNEMLEFLGDSVLSLAVSEYLYQNADSNWKEKDLSEKRAIIVNKTPLAKAIDKKKGLIGFLRCGVGEARSNPTKSEATKCDLYEAIVGAIFLDGGMQAAKAFIHRTLGANMAQALKAKTGNYVGLLLEHTLLQKKDIFRYAQTNQDQPMFLVEVVLDQKTLSKAQAKSKAQAEKLAAKAACVKLGLL
- the rpmF gene encoding 50S ribosomal protein L32 — translated: MAVPKRKVSKQRSNTRYANWKAQAPNLGECPQCHEPKLAHRVCKACGYYDGEKVVDVKQNKEK